In Anopheles bellator chromosome 2, idAnoBellAS_SP24_06.2, whole genome shotgun sequence, the genomic stretch CGCGATCCCATCACCGGCAAGTGGACACCGCACTATCCGAAGTGGAAAACCTACGCCCAAATGTATTGCGTAACTGCTCCGATTATCGGTCTGTGCATGGCGATCGCTGGGTTCGTGACCATCTTTCAGTTTTACGTAGAAGCGTATCTGGCCGAGCAGTTTGGACCGGATGCGTACATACTCTATTTGCCGTCGGTGGTGAACGCGATTTACATTGCGCTATCAACGCTCGCGTACGATCGTTTGGCCACACTACTGACCGATCGCGAAAACCATCGCACCCAGAGCCAATACGAACGTCATCGTGTAAACAAGTTAATTGTCCTCGAGTTCGTCAATAACTTTCTCTGTCTATTCTACATCGCGTTCGTGCTGCAGGACATGCGGATGCTCAAGACACAGCTCATGATGCAGCTAATCGTGCTGCAGTTCTTGCAGAATGTGTTCGAAAACCTCTATCCCTATCTGAAGAAAAAAGTTGGACTGAAGATCGTTCGGATGTTTGTCACCTCGAAGGTTGGTGTAGCTCAGTCAGACACGATGGATGATCCAGCTAAGGCAATTCACTTACTTCATGTCGATTGCAGTACGACAAGCTGAAGGAAGCACACGACGCACACGAGGAACTGGGCATTCTATCGCTATCGGAGGACGATCCACGGGTGCTTCAGACGCGCAAGGAAACGATTCTGGAGGAGTACAATACCTACGACGACTACCTGGAATTGTACATTCAGTTCGGTTACGTGGTGCTATTTTCCTCCGTCGCTCCGCTAACCGCTTTCTGGGCCCTTCTCAACAACGTAATCGAAATACGACTCGATGCATACAAGCTGTGCAGCTTCTTTAAGCGGCCCTTCGCACGCCGAACGAAAAACATCGGTGCATGGCGGCTGGCGTTCGAAACGTTGGCCATCGTCTCCATTTTAACCAACTGCGGCATTCTTTATCTTTCGCCACAGATGAGGTAGGTGGGGACCCAAtctttgtgtttgttttcctaaaaaaaatattaacccGTTTCAGAGAGCTTGGCGCCGGAATGAGCCGCGAAGCGTACACACTTACCTTCCTCATTATCGAGCACGTTTTGCTCGGGATGACGTGGTTCATTTATAAAGCGATTCCGGACACACCCCACTGGGTACGGGTGGCGCTGGCAAAAGCGGAACATGACTCCCGGCAGGCACTCAAACGTGAGGTATGATATCAGGCGCTTTGTTGTATGTTTCCGTTTGCAGGATAACATGATTCTTCGGACATCGCAAAAGCTCCTGAATAGTCCCAATAACAGTTCCTTTAGCAAACTAACGTACaagttgtttcgtttttttctttttaatttgtagGAGTAGCGATAAACACAAAGCGACACAATTACACATTCTCCTTCACTCTGTCAATTTTGCGATCGCACAACCGAAAATGCCTCAGGCGCCGAACGGCACACAAATACCCACTACTACGGCGACAGTCACACGGTGGCCCATGCTAGAAGCCAAACTGACCCAAGTTACCCAAAGTTACCCGAAATAACCGACTATGCCATATTTAGCCATTCAATCATTTGAAATGCGAAACGCATGTCCACAATCGACAACGAGCTTCGCCGAAAACCGTACAAAAGCCTTAATTTTTACTAACCGAGTTTTGTGTGACTTTTACTTAACCACTTTATCTAAACTGTTTTGCTATTGATATACAAAAAGCTAGATTAAACACCTTTGAAATGTAAAAGGAAAGGCTTAAGGCAAATGGCTTAACGTGCTACACTAATGCTCAGCAAAAGAACTGAATGTGTTCGACGTTTTGAGACTGACAATTGATCTGAAAACGTTGCGCCCATGCGTGACCAATTATTGTTAACTGCTCGTTGGTTACTTACAGAATGCGCAGCGATCTCGTAATGTACTGTTCCGTCGGTTTCGCAGCGTCTATGATACGCATTCGATGCTCAACTGACCAAATGAATGGCAAAAAGTGATCTTCTCTTTGCGTGCTTTGGTCGTGATCTTTTGTTTTACTGAATCTTGAAATGAATCTGTTGAAGATAAAATACCAAGAAATGCCTTTAAAATTGTAG encodes the following:
- the LOC131208714 gene encoding anoctamin-10 isoform X1; the protein is MDDIKESFIPNLRFAENDEEELVEEIGLTKRPTIPSLRQRKSQLDMLEQMEQEKLSDLRQRRKGGSVRFNTSKKTQPLFVQSKTATSEKDAPFGESLMVMEFGESASTEAIQWIVEKMRERRVDGGMELIIRKEPLSKDSQSIIFHISASATKLLEIADDMGFMKRTKTGIIRNFNVACLDEFFCDESMSLEDILTPADRQIIIKYALESIRAADDEHRIPGTKIILYHGQSIVQAAQSAELITSLYSLHDKRRLKELRHRWTKPTAPQPIDEIRDYFGESVGMYFSFLGFYTYALAVPTVLGFLQLGLSEETETVPFFCVFYVVWMKVFLELWKRKSSSHAYRWGTITMTNLDEPRVGYYGKLARDPITGKWTPHYPKWKTYAQMYCVTAPIIGLCMAIAGFVTIFQFYVEAYLAEQFGPDAYILYLPSVVNAIYIALSTLAYDRLATLLTDRENHRTQSQYERHRVNKLIVLEFVNNFLCLFYIAFVLQDMRMLKTQLMMQLIVLQFLQNVFENLYPYLKKKVGLKIVRMFVTSKYDKLKEAHDAHEELGILSLSEDDPRVLQTRKETILEEYNTYDDYLELYIQFGYVVLFSSVAPLTAFWALLNNVIEIRLDAYKLCSFFKRPFARRTKNIGAWRLAFETLAIVSILTNCGILYLSPQMRELGAGMSREAYTLTFLIIEHVLLGMTWFIYKAIPDTPHWVRVALAKAEHDSRQALKRENAQRSRNVLFRRFRSVYDTHSMLN